A part of Terriglobia bacterium genomic DNA contains:
- a CDS encoding lytic transglycosylase domain-containing protein, which yields MFNVLHRLVGPVRALIIPMLLSGTIWAQGSQPVPESVQAQDVFAGWHASLSDAADRALAAAVADKPWMKTPEVAAGAAGRSSTTTTIDSLVRVRAAVQRVQQLRPTIEPILRQEGVPSELSAIVLVESGGQPTALSPKGARGLWQFMPGTARRYGLAVTAEHDERIEAVKSTRAAARYLRDLHQQFGDWQLVFAAYNAGEQAVEHAAARTGQHSFSSIQRALPKETRNYVPAVLNAMAVLGGNPEAALRAVNSSRPPNARLLYASADATE from the coding sequence ATGTTTAACGTACTTCATCGCCTCGTGGGACCCGTGCGCGCATTGATAATTCCAATGCTGTTGTCCGGAACGATCTGGGCGCAGGGGTCGCAGCCGGTGCCGGAATCTGTTCAGGCGCAGGACGTGTTCGCAGGGTGGCACGCCAGTCTCAGCGATGCTGCTGACAGGGCACTGGCGGCAGCGGTAGCCGACAAGCCATGGATGAAGACTCCGGAAGTGGCCGCGGGTGCCGCCGGCCGCTCATCAACCACGACGACGATCGACTCTCTCGTGCGGGTGCGCGCTGCTGTTCAGCGCGTCCAGCAACTCCGGCCGACGATAGAACCCATCCTCCGGCAGGAAGGTGTGCCCTCGGAGCTAAGCGCGATTGTTTTGGTCGAGAGCGGCGGCCAACCTACAGCACTCTCCCCCAAAGGCGCGCGCGGCCTCTGGCAGTTCATGCCGGGCACCGCGCGGCGCTACGGTCTGGCGGTTACCGCCGAGCATGATGAACGGATCGAAGCCGTGAAATCCACGCGTGCGGCTGCCCGCTATTTGCGCGACCTGCACCAGCAGTTCGGTGATTGGCAATTGGTATTCGCCGCCTACAACGCTGGAGAGCAGGCAGTGGAGCACGCGGCGGCGCGTACCGGCCAACACAGTTTTTCGAGCATCCAGCGCGCGCTGCCGAAGGAAACCCGCAACTACGTCCCCGCCGTATTGAATGCGATGGCAGTACTCGGCGGCAACCCGGAGGCAGCCTTGCGTGCCGTCAATTCCAGCAGGCCGCCAAATGCTCGGTTGCTCTACGCCTCGGCGGATGCTACCGAATAG
- a CDS encoding zinc ribbon domain-containing protein, with amino-acid sequence MRTRSIEELQASEFPGVDPEKFTEWKEAVIRARPKTKIIFIIMVVSFFLFLPAPLIGLGVLFLLLVVSALVSRPSYRLQKELGLTWALVREARKRPSPPAPIESRRKCPRCAEWIQLEAVVCRFCGHGFTPDEVQRQTSLQREGLEADRAPLIARAQQATARRRLTTLKWLYYTAATVNGFLALVGYAGVSTEKHPENKIFAIVLLSIGLTVMVLFSVAAWSIGKRKKWGRPLALVIGAVSLPAFPIGTALGIYALVALSSHEGKRAFAS; translated from the coding sequence ATGAGGACGCGGAGCATCGAGGAGCTGCAAGCATCGGAGTTTCCGGGTGTTGATCCCGAGAAGTTCACGGAGTGGAAAGAAGCAGTCATCCGCGCGAGGCCAAAAACCAAAATAATTTTCATTATCATGGTCGTGAGCTTCTTTCTGTTTTTGCCAGCACCACTAATCGGCCTAGGCGTGTTGTTTCTTCTGTTGGTCGTTTCCGCCCTCGTCAGTCGCCCGTCGTACCGTTTGCAAAAGGAACTGGGACTTACGTGGGCTCTGGTCAGGGAAGCTCGCAAGCGTCCGTCACCCCCCGCGCCGATAGAGTCGCGGAGAAAGTGTCCGCGTTGCGCTGAGTGGATCCAGCTTGAGGCGGTGGTCTGCCGGTTCTGCGGACACGGCTTTACTCCCGATGAAGTGCAGCGACAGACGTCGTTACAGCGGGAAGGTCTTGAGGCCGATCGGGCCCCCCTGATAGCTCGAGCTCAGCAGGCAACAGCGCGGAGGCGGTTGACCACTCTCAAGTGGCTCTATTACACCGCGGCGACAGTGAACGGTTTTCTTGCGTTAGTCGGTTATGCCGGAGTCTCGACTGAGAAACACCCAGAGAATAAAATCTTCGCCATTGTTCTGCTTAGCATTGGCTTGACGGTCATGGTTCTCTTCAGCGTAGCTGCTTGGAGTATCGGGAAGAGAAAAAAATGGGGCCGACCTCTGGCGCTGGTTATCGGCGCCGTATCTTTGCCCGCATTTCCCATAGGTACGGCTCTGGGTATTTACGCTTTGGTCGCGCTTTCCTCCCACGAAGGGAAAAGAGCGTTTGCCAGCTGA
- a CDS encoding NADH-quinone oxidoreductase subunit NuoF, with the protein MPRLNSIEQLEKLRAECVAGKDKDAQRPCLTVCAGSGCSAAGAEDLLTALRKAVDKAGMQDKIDVKSTGCHGFCERGPVMLVWPEGTFYNRVTAVSAADVVASVCNGHKPVEKLLYKDPVSGKKCLTEEEVPFYARQTRVLFANNGRIDPKQITDYLRVGGYASVAKVLGGMTPEKVVETVTKSGLRGRGGAGFPTGLKWSLCRANGKPNGHGEIERYIICNADEGDPGAFMDRSLLEGNPHSVIEGMIIGAFALGARQGFVYVRAEYPLAVKHLDIALKQAEELGLLGDNILGTGLSFRIRLVQGAGAFVCGEETALIASIEGRVGEPHPRPPYPVEKGLFGKPTVINNVKTWASVGHIVNRGADWYSAIGTEKSKGTMVFSLVGKINNTGLVEVPMGITLHEMIYDIGGGIPNGRSLKAVQIGGPSGGCIPADLVDLKIDYEQLQKAGSMMGSGGMVVMDDSTCMVDVARYFMEFLEEESCGQCFPCRQGTQEMKAILTRICEGRGKEEDLDILQDLGWLMKETSLCGLGQTAANPVLTTLRYFRNEYLAHIRDEVCPAKVCKKLIMYEISPTICDGCGACVKVCAGTAILGEKDHAHKIDQAKCTKCGACMEVCQPKAVLVS; encoded by the coding sequence ATGCCAAGGCTGAATTCAATCGAGCAACTGGAGAAACTGCGCGCCGAGTGTGTCGCCGGCAAAGATAAAGACGCGCAGCGTCCCTGCCTGACGGTCTGCGCCGGCAGCGGTTGCAGCGCCGCGGGCGCCGAAGACCTGCTGACCGCGCTGCGCAAGGCGGTCGACAAGGCCGGCATGCAGGACAAAATTGACGTCAAGAGCACCGGCTGCCACGGCTTCTGCGAGCGCGGCCCGGTCATGCTGGTCTGGCCCGAGGGCACTTTCTACAACCGGGTCACCGCCGTCAGCGCCGCCGACGTCGTCGCCAGCGTCTGCAACGGCCACAAGCCGGTCGAAAAACTGCTCTACAAGGACCCGGTCAGCGGCAAGAAGTGCCTGACGGAAGAGGAAGTCCCGTTCTACGCCCGCCAGACCCGCGTGCTCTTCGCCAACAACGGCCGCATCGATCCCAAGCAGATCACCGATTACCTGCGCGTCGGCGGCTACGCGTCGGTCGCGAAAGTTCTCGGCGGCATGACGCCGGAGAAAGTGGTGGAAACCGTCACCAAATCCGGCCTGCGCGGACGCGGCGGCGCCGGCTTCCCCACCGGATTGAAGTGGAGCCTGTGCCGCGCCAACGGCAAGCCTAACGGCCACGGCGAAATCGAGCGCTACATCATCTGCAATGCCGACGAAGGCGATCCCGGCGCGTTCATGGACCGCTCGCTGCTGGAAGGCAATCCTCACAGCGTGATCGAGGGCATGATCATCGGCGCCTTCGCGCTCGGGGCAAGGCAGGGCTTCGTTTACGTCCGCGCCGAGTATCCGCTCGCGGTCAAGCACCTCGATATCGCGCTCAAGCAGGCGGAAGAACTGGGCCTGCTGGGCGACAACATTCTTGGCACCGGGCTGAGCTTCCGCATCCGCCTGGTGCAGGGTGCGGGCGCATTCGTGTGCGGCGAAGAAACCGCGCTGATCGCGTCTATCGAAGGCCGCGTCGGGGAGCCTCACCCCCGTCCGCCGTATCCGGTCGAAAAGGGTCTGTTCGGCAAGCCCACGGTCATCAACAACGTGAAGACCTGGGCCTCGGTCGGCCACATCGTGAACCGGGGCGCCGACTGGTATTCCGCCATCGGAACGGAAAAGAGCAAGGGCACGATGGTGTTCTCGCTGGTGGGCAAGATCAACAACACCGGCCTGGTCGAAGTGCCCATGGGGATCACGCTGCACGAGATGATCTACGACATCGGCGGCGGCATTCCCAACGGCCGTTCGCTGAAAGCGGTGCAGATCGGCGGCCCCTCCGGCGGGTGTATTCCCGCCGACCTGGTGGACCTGAAGATTGACTACGAGCAACTCCAGAAGGCCGGCAGCATGATGGGTTCCGGCGGCATGGTGGTGATGGACGATTCCACCTGCATGGTGGACGTGGCCCGCTACTTCATGGAGTTCCTCGAAGAGGAGTCCTGCGGCCAGTGCTTCCCCTGCCGCCAGGGCACGCAGGAAATGAAGGCGATCCTGACGCGCATCTGCGAGGGGCGCGGCAAGGAAGAGGACCTCGACATACTGCAGGATCTTGGCTGGCTGATGAAGGAAACATCGCTGTGCGGCCTCGGCCAGACCGCCGCCAACCCGGTCCTGACCACGCTGCGCTACTTCCGCAACGAGTACCTGGCGCACATCCGCGACGAGGTCTGCCCGGCCAAGGTGTGCAAGAAGCTGATCATGTATGAGATCAGCCCGACCATCTGCGACGGCTGCGGCGCCTGCGTGAAGGTCTGCGCCGGCACCGCGATCCTTGGCGAAAAGGATCACGCCCACAAAATTGACCAGGCCAAGTGCACGAAATGCGGCGCGTGCATGGAAGTGTGTCAACCCAAAGCCGTGCTGGTTTCTTAG
- a CDS encoding (2Fe-2S)-binding protein codes for MPKLRINGISVEVEPGTTVLESIRFLGLPIPTLCHDDGLRDIGACRLCVVEVSMGANGRTRLLSACTLPAQDGMEVRTNSATVQRARKLLLELYVATCPQSKTIQDLASEYGVRQCRYDTHNEHCIQCGLCVRICEQQMMAGAIGFSGRGHHRRVSRPFDITSDKCRQCGACIYACPVCELRCQASTATTALCSGCLNFAPVCFQSYDDAMCFLEPCHACELTGPIRSEVPIKLRAGKN; via the coding sequence GTGCCGAAGCTGAGGATCAACGGCATTTCGGTGGAAGTGGAACCCGGCACTACCGTGCTGGAGTCCATCCGCTTCCTCGGTCTTCCCATCCCCACGCTGTGCCACGACGACGGCCTGCGCGACATCGGCGCCTGCCGCTTGTGCGTGGTGGAAGTCAGCATGGGCGCCAACGGGCGTACCCGCCTGTTGAGTGCCTGTACGCTCCCGGCGCAGGACGGCATGGAGGTCCGCACCAACTCCGCCACCGTGCAGCGGGCCCGCAAGCTGCTGCTGGAGCTTTACGTCGCCACCTGCCCGCAGTCCAAGACCATCCAGGACCTGGCCAGCGAGTATGGCGTGCGCCAGTGCCGCTACGACACGCACAACGAGCACTGCATCCAGTGCGGGCTCTGTGTGCGCATCTGCGAGCAGCAGATGATGGCCGGCGCCATCGGATTCTCCGGACGCGGCCACCACCGCCGCGTCTCCCGACCCTTCGACATCACCAGCGACAAGTGCCGCCAGTGCGGCGCTTGCATCTATGCCTGCCCCGTCTGCGAACTGCGGTGCCAAGCCTCCACGGCCACCACCGCGCTGTGCAGCGGATGCCTGAATTTCGCGCCCGTCTGCTTCCAAAGCTACGACGACGCTATGTGCTTTCTGGAACCGTGCCATGCCTGCGAGCTGACCGGTCCGATTCGCAGTGAAGTCCCAATCAAGCTTCGCGCAGGAAAAAATTAG
- a CDS encoding tryptophanase gives MKTIIEPFRIKSVEPIRWTTREQREELLRAAHYNLFLLPAEDVLIDLLTDSGTGAMSTDQWAAMIQGDESYAGSKSFDHFRDSVQDIFGYKHVIPTHQGRAAERILFHVMCKKGDVVPNNTHFDTTRANIEYVGAEAVDLPIPEGRQPSLQHPFKGNMDVGALEELIARVGRERIPLVMLTVTNNSGGGQPVSMENVRAVSAVCRKHDIPLYFDACRFAENSYFIKLREPGYANREPKQIAQEMFRCGDGCTMSAKKDGMANIGGFLCTNDDLLAQQEKDLLILTEGYPTYGGLAGRDLEAVAVGLQEALHEDYLRYRITSTGYLGNHIASQGVPIVQPPGGHAIYLDARAFLPHVPPEQFPGVALAAELYLEGGIRSVEIGTLMFGAAAKMDLVRLAIPRRVYTQSHIDYVVEIILEVWRRREQIRGLKLSYEAPFLRHFTAKLEPLALAVAVKA, from the coding sequence ATTAAGACCATCATCGAGCCCTTCCGCATCAAGAGCGTCGAGCCCATCCGCTGGACCACCCGCGAGCAGCGCGAGGAGCTGCTGCGCGCGGCGCACTACAACCTCTTTCTGCTTCCGGCGGAAGACGTGCTCATTGACCTGCTCACCGACTCCGGCACCGGCGCCATGTCCACCGACCAGTGGGCGGCCATGATCCAGGGCGACGAAAGCTACGCCGGCAGCAAGAGCTTCGACCACTTCCGCGACTCGGTGCAGGACATCTTCGGCTACAAGCATGTGATCCCCACCCACCAGGGCCGCGCCGCCGAGCGCATCCTCTTCCACGTCATGTGCAAGAAGGGCGACGTGGTGCCCAACAACACCCACTTCGACACCACGCGTGCCAACATCGAGTACGTCGGCGCCGAGGCGGTGGATTTGCCCATCCCTGAAGGGCGTCAGCCCTCGTTGCAACATCCCTTCAAGGGCAACATGGATGTCGGCGCGTTGGAGGAGTTAATCGCGCGCGTCGGGCGCGAGCGCATTCCGCTGGTCATGCTTACGGTCACCAACAACTCCGGCGGCGGCCAGCCGGTGTCCATGGAAAACGTGCGCGCCGTCAGCGCGGTCTGCCGGAAGCACGACATTCCGCTGTACTTCGACGCCTGCCGCTTCGCCGAGAACTCCTACTTCATCAAGCTGCGCGAGCCGGGATACGCCAACCGGGAGCCCAAGCAGATTGCGCAGGAGATGTTTCGCTGCGGCGACGGCTGCACCATGTCGGCCAAGAAAGACGGTATGGCCAATATCGGCGGCTTCCTGTGCACCAATGACGACCTGCTGGCGCAGCAGGAAAAAGATCTGCTCATCCTGACCGAAGGCTATCCGACCTACGGCGGTCTGGCGGGGCGCGACCTGGAGGCGGTCGCCGTGGGATTGCAGGAGGCGCTGCACGAGGATTACCTGCGCTACCGCATCACCTCGACCGGGTACCTCGGAAACCATATCGCTTCGCAGGGCGTACCCATCGTGCAGCCGCCCGGCGGACACGCCATTTACCTCGATGCGCGCGCGTTCCTCCCGCACGTTCCGCCGGAGCAATTCCCGGGCGTGGCGCTGGCGGCCGAGCTTTACCTGGAAGGTGGAATCAGGTCGGTCGAGATCGGCACGCTGATGTTCGGCGCGGCGGCGAAAATGGATTTGGTGCGGCTGGCAATCCCGCGGCGGGTGTACACCCAGAGCCACATTGACTACGTGGTGGAGATCATCCTGGAAGTGTGGCGCCGGCGCGAGCAAATTCGCGGCCTGAAACTGAGCTACGAAGCGCCCTTCCTGCGTCACTTCACGGCGAAGCTGGAGCCACTTGCGCTGGCAGTGGCGGTGAAGGCTTAG
- a CDS encoding NAD(P)H-dependent oxidoreductase subunit E: protein MATETEVIPEILAQFDQTRSSLIPILQEIQNKYRYLPQPMLRQVALKLDVPLPDVYHVATFYNCFSLEPVGRNLVQVCLGTACHVRGAPKVLDRVLTDLKLPAPGTSADMEFTVRTVRCVGCCGLAPVVRVNDSTHPAMTQAKVKGMLKKYYSKPAVKAEAAQ from the coding sequence ATGGCGACGGAGACTGAAGTCATCCCGGAAATATTGGCCCAATTTGACCAGACGCGTTCCAGCCTGATTCCCATCCTCCAGGAAATTCAGAACAAATACCGGTACTTGCCGCAGCCCATGCTGCGCCAGGTCGCGCTCAAGTTGGACGTGCCGCTGCCCGACGTTTACCACGTCGCCACCTTCTACAACTGCTTCAGCCTGGAGCCGGTGGGCCGCAACCTGGTGCAGGTATGCCTGGGCACCGCCTGCCACGTGCGCGGCGCGCCCAAGGTACTGGACCGCGTGCTCACCGACCTGAAGCTGCCCGCCCCGGGCACCAGCGCCGACATGGAATTTACGGTGCGCACAGTGCGTTGTGTCGGCTGCTGCGGGCTGGCGCCGGTGGTGCGCGTCAACGACAGCACTCATCCGGCCATGACCCAGGCGAAGGTGAAAGGCATGCTGAAGAAGTATTACAGCAAGCCAGCGGTGAAAGCAGAAGCAGCGCAGTAG
- a CDS encoding dihydrodipicolinate reductase — protein MGKIRVIQYGVGPIGAGMVRLMLTKPAIQIVGAIDVDPKKVGKDLGTVAGADREIGVKISSDSKTVLRSGADVVVHTTLSHLKSVAGQLTDCLSAGLHVVSTCEELSYPFRKHPELAKHLDEVARQHKVVLLGTGVNPGFVLDKLILTLATACQNVTHASGHRIVNASKRRQPLQAKIGSGMTVELFQAQVKAGVIKHHGLPESVGMVADGLGLEVVKIEEVIEPVIAKERVKTDYFDVPKGRVVGVRQVAHGISAAGQVNVDLKLEMYLGAPDSVDTVSIKGTPDLTLTVPGGTHGDLATAAITVNCIPALFEMRPGLRTSKDTPMCFFPGVSSASGKCL, from the coding sequence ATGGGCAAGATTCGCGTCATCCAGTACGGCGTTGGCCCCATCGGCGCAGGCATGGTGCGCCTGATGCTCACCAAGCCCGCCATCCAGATCGTCGGCGCCATTGATGTGGACCCGAAAAAAGTCGGCAAGGACCTCGGCACGGTCGCCGGCGCCGACCGCGAAATCGGCGTCAAGATAAGTTCCGACAGCAAGACCGTGCTGCGCTCCGGCGCCGACGTGGTCGTGCACACTACCTTGTCCCACCTGAAGTCGGTGGCCGGCCAACTCACCGACTGCCTTAGCGCCGGGCTGCACGTGGTCTCCACCTGCGAGGAGCTGTCGTACCCCTTCCGCAAGCACCCTGAACTCGCCAAGCATCTCGACGAAGTGGCGCGCCAGCACAAGGTCGTGCTGCTCGGCACCGGCGTCAATCCCGGCTTCGTGCTCGACAAGCTCATCCTGACGCTCGCCACCGCCTGCCAGAATGTGACGCACGCCAGCGGGCATCGCATCGTGAACGCCAGCAAGCGGCGCCAGCCGTTGCAGGCGAAAATCGGCTCCGGCATGACGGTGGAACTGTTCCAGGCGCAGGTGAAGGCCGGCGTCATCAAGCACCACGGCCTGCCGGAGTCGGTGGGCATGGTCGCCGACGGCCTCGGCCTCGAGGTTGTCAAGATCGAAGAAGTGATTGAGCCGGTGATTGCCAAAGAGCGCGTCAAGACCGACTATTTCGACGTCCCCAAGGGCAGGGTGGTGGGCGTCCGCCAGGTGGCGCACGGGATTTCGGCGGCGGGCCAGGTGAACGTGGACCTGAAGCTGGAGATGTACCTGGGCGCGCCCGATTCGGTGGACACGGTGAGCATCAAGGGCACGCCCGATTTGACCCTCACCGTGCCCGGCGGCACCCACGGCGACCTGGCGACCGCCGCCATCACCGTGAACTGCATTCCCGCGCTGTTCGAGATGCGTCCCGGATTGCGCACGTCGAAGGACACGCCGATGTGCTTCTTCCCGGGAGTGAGTTCGGCGAGTGGCAAGTGCCTTTAG
- a CDS encoding CusA/CzcA family heavy metal efflux RND transporter, with protein MIDRIIEICAKNKFLVFLFIAVGVLFGWHSLKNTKIDAIPDLSDTQVIVYAKWDRSPDIMEDQVSYPITSALLGMPKVKDIRAFSDFGYSYVYIIFEEGTDIYWARSRTLEYLNSVTPRLPKGVNVELAKDATAVGWVYQYALVDETSQYSLDQMRSYQDWYLRYALQAVPGVAEVAPIGGFVRQYQINVDPNKLLAYKIPINMVVDAVQRSNNDVGARLVEQTGREYMVRGRGYIKSLADIASIPLMVNQQTGTPVLVRDVATVTYGPDMRRGVSEIDGRGEVVGGVVIMRFGENAQKVIERVKAKISEIEPTLPKGLKIVPTYDRSDLIDRSVDNLKRTLLEELIIVSLVILIFLWHFPSAIIPITAIPLTVILAFIPIQMSGMTANIMSLGGIAVAIGAMVDAAVVVVEQIHKKLERWEAEGKPGNRSAVLLSAIKEVGGPSFFALLVIAVSFLPVFTLEAQEGRLFKPLAFTKNFAMAIAAVLAITLVPATVGLLFGRTRPFSFRPRWLARMVSAVAIGKIHKEENHPISRPLMKIYHPVCEFALEHKWKTIAVAVIAMALTVPVFFKLGSEFMPPLDEGTLLYMPTTLPGMSVTEATNLLQVQDKIIKRFPEVDRVFGKAGRVESATDPAPYSMMETVVVLKPQTQWPRRERFYSKSAPNWAQNILRRFWPDHKTTQELIYGPGGMNEALSIPGVANAWTMPIKARIDMLTTGVRTPLGIKVLGSDLGEIEKIGEQVETALKSIPGTTSVFAERTTGGYFLDFDLKRDQLARYGLKIDDANEVLMSAIGGEPVTTTVEGRERYSVNVRYLRDYRSDLDALQRVLVNTPSGAQVPLAQLADISLKTGPGMIRDENGRLSGYVYVDVSGRDIGSYVTDAKNAVRQKVGVPAGYQLVWSGQYESMQRVKERLKIVLPVTLFIVFLLLYFNTGSAVKTGIILLAVPFSAIGAIWFLYLLNYNMSIAVWVGLIALLGVDAETAVFMLLYLDLAYHDAINKGQMNSWDNLKEAIVNGAVKRLRPKVMTVACMLFGLLPIMWSVGAGGDVMKRIAAPMIGGILTSFLMELMIYPPIFAIWKWNFEVKPGLKKNQPTQLTPEPQQEVVHV; from the coding sequence ATGATTGACCGCATTATCGAAATCTGCGCCAAGAACAAGTTCCTGGTCTTTCTCTTTATCGCCGTGGGCGTTCTGTTCGGCTGGCATTCGTTGAAGAACACCAAGATCGATGCCATCCCCGATCTGTCGGACACGCAGGTCATCGTGTACGCGAAGTGGGACCGCAGCCCGGACATCATGGAAGACCAGGTCAGCTACCCCATCACCTCGGCTCTGCTCGGCATGCCCAAGGTGAAAGACATCCGGGCCTTCAGCGACTTCGGGTATTCCTACGTCTACATCATCTTCGAGGAAGGCACTGATATTTACTGGGCTCGTTCCCGCACCCTGGAGTACCTGAACTCGGTTACGCCGAGGCTCCCCAAGGGCGTCAATGTCGAGTTGGCCAAGGACGCGACCGCGGTCGGCTGGGTCTATCAATACGCGCTCGTCGACGAAACCAGTCAGTACTCGCTTGACCAAATGCGCAGCTACCAGGACTGGTACTTGCGTTACGCGCTGCAAGCGGTGCCGGGTGTAGCCGAAGTCGCGCCCATTGGCGGCTTCGTGCGGCAATACCAAATCAACGTCGATCCCAACAAGCTGCTCGCCTACAAGATCCCCATAAACATGGTTGTGGATGCCGTACAGAGGTCGAACAACGATGTAGGCGCACGCCTTGTCGAGCAGACCGGCCGGGAATACATGGTGCGGGGACGCGGCTATATCAAATCGCTCGCTGATATTGCGAGTATCCCGCTGATGGTCAACCAGCAAACCGGTACCCCGGTGCTGGTGCGCGATGTGGCCACGGTGACCTACGGCCCGGACATGCGGCGAGGCGTTTCAGAGATCGACGGCAGAGGCGAAGTCGTCGGGGGCGTGGTGATCATGCGCTTCGGCGAGAACGCCCAGAAAGTAATTGAGCGCGTCAAGGCGAAGATCTCCGAGATTGAACCGACGTTGCCCAAAGGGCTGAAGATCGTGCCCACCTACGACCGCTCCGATCTGATCGACCGGTCGGTGGACAACCTGAAGCGCACGCTGTTGGAAGAGTTGATCATCGTCAGCCTGGTGATCCTGATCTTTCTGTGGCACTTCCCGAGCGCCATCATCCCGATCACCGCCATTCCGCTCACCGTGATCCTGGCGTTCATTCCCATCCAGATGTCGGGCATGACGGCCAACATCATGTCGCTGGGCGGCATTGCCGTGGCAATTGGGGCGATGGTGGACGCCGCCGTGGTCGTCGTCGAGCAGATTCATAAGAAGCTGGAACGCTGGGAGGCGGAAGGCAAGCCGGGGAATCGTTCGGCTGTGCTGCTGTCGGCCATCAAGGAAGTCGGTGGGCCCAGCTTCTTCGCCTTATTGGTGATTGCCGTTTCGTTTCTGCCGGTGTTCACGCTGGAGGCGCAGGAAGGACGGCTGTTCAAGCCGCTGGCATTCACCAAGAACTTCGCCATGGCGATTGCCGCCGTGCTGGCCATTACGCTCGTGCCGGCGACCGTTGGTTTGCTATTTGGACGCACACGTCCCTTCAGTTTCCGCCCGAGGTGGCTGGCCCGCATGGTGAGTGCCGTCGCCATAGGGAAGATACACAAGGAAGAGAACCATCCCATCAGCCGGCCCTTGATGAAGATCTACCATCCCGTGTGTGAGTTTGCCCTGGAGCACAAGTGGAAGACGATCGCAGTGGCTGTCATTGCGATGGCGCTGACCGTTCCGGTGTTCTTCAAGCTCGGCTCCGAATTCATGCCGCCGCTCGACGAAGGCACGCTGCTCTACATGCCGACGACGCTGCCCGGAATGTCGGTCACCGAAGCCACCAATCTGCTCCAGGTGCAGGACAAGATCATCAAGAGGTTCCCCGAAGTTGATCGTGTGTTCGGCAAAGCCGGTCGCGTTGAAAGCGCCACCGACCCGGCGCCGTACTCGATGATGGAAACCGTTGTCGTGCTCAAGCCGCAAACGCAGTGGCCAAGGCGTGAGCGGTTTTACTCGAAATCGGCGCCCAACTGGGCACAGAACATCCTTCGCCGCTTCTGGCCCGACCACAAAACCACGCAGGAATTGATCTACGGTCCGGGCGGGATGAATGAGGCGCTTTCGATTCCGGGTGTCGCCAACGCTTGGACCATGCCGATCAAGGCCCGCATTGACATGCTGACCACAGGGGTGCGCACCCCGCTCGGAATCAAGGTCCTGGGCTCCGACCTGGGCGAGATCGAAAAGATAGGCGAGCAGGTCGAGACCGCGCTGAAGAGCATCCCCGGCACGACCAGCGTGTTCGCGGAGCGCACCACCGGTGGCTATTTCCTCGATTTCGACCTCAAGCGGGATCAGTTAGCAAGGTACGGACTGAAGATTGATGATGCCAATGAAGTGCTGATGTCGGCCATCGGCGGCGAACCGGTCACGACGACGGTGGAAGGGCGCGAACGCTACAGCGTGAACGTCCGTTACCTTCGCGACTACCGTTCCGACCTGGATGCGCTCCAGCGGGTGCTGGTCAACACGCCGTCGGGAGCGCAGGTTCCGCTGGCGCAGCTCGCTGACATCTCGCTCAAGACCGGCCCCGGCATGATCCGCGACGAGAATGGCCGGCTGAGCGGCTATGTCTACGTCGACGTGAGCGGCCGCGACATCGGCAGCTACGTCACCGATGCGAAGAATGCGGTCCGGCAGAAGGTCGGTGTCCCTGCCGGCTATCAGCTGGTTTGGAGCGGGCAATACGAATCGATGCAGCGCGTAAAGGAACGGCTGAAGATCGTTTTGCCGGTCACGCTCTTCATCGTCTTCCTGCTGCTCTACTTCAACACCGGCTCCGCCGTGAAGACGGGAATCATCCTGCTCGCCGTTCCGTTCTCCGCCATCGGCGCCATTTGGTTCCTCTACTTGCTGAACTACAACATGAGCATTGCCGTCTGGGTCGGCCTCATCGCCCTGCTTGGCGTGGATGCCGAAACGGCGGTCTTCATGTTGCTGTACCTCGACCTCGCGTACCACGACGCGATCAACAAGGGGCAGATGAACAGTTGGGACAATTTAAAAGAAGCGATTGTGAACGGCGCGGTCAAGCGCTTGCGTCCCAAGGTGATGACCGTTGCCTGCATGCTCTTCGGCCTTCTCCCGATTATGTGGTCGGTGGGCGCCGGTGGCGACGTGATGAAACGCATCGCAGCGCCCATGATCGGCGGCATCCTGACCTCATTCCTGATGGAGCTGATGATCTATCCCCCGATCTTCGCCATCTGGAAGTGGAACTTTGAGGTGAAACCGGGACTAAAGAAGAACCAGCCGACGCAGCTCACACCGGAGCCGCAGCAAGAGGTGGTGCATGTTTAA